From the genome of Flavobacterium ovatum, one region includes:
- a CDS encoding thioredoxin family protein: MKIITSLLLLFTFFIGVANPIPPAGYKIGDTATDFSLKSVDEKMYSMADYKSAKGFIIVFTCNHCPFAKKYEDRINDLAKKYKSKGYILLAINPNDPEAQPEDSFELMKVRAKEKGFVFPYLFDDGQKIFPQYGATKTPHVFLLDKNKVVKYIGAIDDNVDSATEVKEKYLENAIAAVESGKIPSPETTKAIGCGIKVKR, from the coding sequence ATGAAAATCATCACTTCTTTATTATTGCTATTTACTTTTTTTATTGGCGTAGCCAATCCAATTCCTCCAGCTGGCTATAAAATAGGTGATACGGCCACTGATTTTAGTCTAAAATCTGTAGATGAAAAAATGTATAGTATGGCTGATTATAAGAGCGCAAAAGGCTTCATTATTGTGTTCACTTGCAACCACTGTCCCTTTGCTAAAAAGTATGAAGACCGAATTAATGATTTGGCAAAAAAGTATAAGTCTAAAGGCTATATTTTATTAGCAATCAATCCTAATGATCCTGAAGCACAACCAGAGGATAGCTTTGAATTGATGAAAGTAAGAGCTAAGGAAAAAGGATTTGTTTTCCCGTATTTGTTTGATGATGGGCAAAAAATATTTCCTCAATATGGAGCAACAAAAACACCACACGTATTCTTGTTGGACAAAAATAAAGTGGTAAAATACATTGGAGCTATTGATGATAACGTAGACAGTGCGACAGAAGTAAAAGAAAAATACCTAGAAAATGCAATCGCTGCAGTAGAAAGCGGAAAAATACCTTCACCAGAAACAACCAAAGCAATTGGCTGTGGAATTAAGGTAAAGAGATAG
- a CDS encoding TlpA disulfide reductase family protein, translating to MKYISFLILCGFFSFQMNAQTPVVFDNYTALEKVILSDKNTTYVVNFWATWCAPCVKELPYFEKLNAENKKVKLVLISLDFKDQIQAKLIPFLKRKNIQSEVVVLTDKNYNNWLSKVDKSWSGSIPATLIIKGEKRVFAERDFATFEELNQYVNSNIN from the coding sequence ATGAAGTATATTTCTTTTTTGATTTTATGTGGTTTTTTCTCCTTCCAAATGAACGCACAAACTCCAGTTGTTTTTGATAATTATACGGCTTTGGAGAAAGTGATTTTGAGTGATAAAAACACCACTTATGTTGTCAACTTTTGGGCGACTTGGTGTGCTCCATGTGTCAAAGAATTACCTTATTTTGAAAAGCTAAATGCAGAGAATAAAAAGGTGAAATTGGTCTTAATAAGTTTGGATTTTAAAGACCAGATTCAGGCGAAATTGATTCCGTTTTTGAAGCGAAAAAACATCCAGTCTGAGGTAGTGGTTTTGACCGATAAAAACTATAATAATTGGCTCTCCAAAGTGGACAAAAGTTGGTCTGGATCTATACCCGCTACTTTGATTATTAAAGGTGAAAAAAGGGTATTTGCAGAACGTGATTTTGCGACTTTTGAAGAGCTTAATCAATACGTAAATTCTAATATTAACTAA